AGGGATTTATAGAGGACGCGCTCGGTATCGACCTTCCCGACCCGCCGCCGGGAGCGGGAGCATACGTCTGCGGCCAACTGAGGGCAAGAAGAGAGGCGGAGAACCGGGCCAAGCTCATCCAGCAGATACAGGAAAAGATAGACGCCGCACGCAAAGCAGCCATGGAAGCCGGGCTGGACAAGCCTTTATTGCAGGGACTAACCATAGGCTACCTCGCCCCATATTTAGAGAGCCTGACCTACGAACACGATTTATTGCTGGCGATAGAAAATGGTGACTGGGATAAGGTGCAGAATCTGGTTATTGATATGGGTGAATCAGGAAAGTTCACTGAACAGCAAGTACAATTCTTCTTGTCCCAATCAGGCATCGACCAAGGCATGCAGGACGCTTTCACGAACATATTCCGCAAGGCTGAGCAAGGACTGTATTATACTCCAGGTCTCGACTTTGCAGATGCATGGAAATCTGGGCGGCTTTCATTCAATTTGAATTTTAACCTTATCGTGGTAGATATTAACTTGAATATATCGAACAAGGGATTTGACTGGGATGGGGGAGTAGGATTAGGGCTTCCCGGAGCATCCTATACTTCTATGCATGATCCTAATCCTGGCAAGAAGGTCATACACACTATGAGCGCGCATGGAGGTGATGGGATACCTCCCTTCTGCATAGAATATGGTGTTGATGTGGTTGTTTATGAAGATGGAAGCGTAGGCAGGAGATACTATGGCGGCTGGTCAGCAACATGGGATGCAGGGATAAGAATATGGACATTTTGGGATGAGTAGCTGGAACAAAGCTTCAACAGAAGCCTAGATGAGAAACAAGGATGATAAATTATGGGTGATTGGGGGTATATACTTGGCGGATTAGCGCTAGTACTGTTGGGAATTATTGTAAGACTATTTATAGTCCCTAGAAGCCACTGGTTTGCGAAGTATTTTTACATGATTGATGATGAAAGAATGTGGAGATCGCGCTGGGTAGCGGTCTGGATAGGTTCGTCATTGATGGGTGCAATACTCATAGTTGTTGGTATCTACTATTCATTGATCTTGATTAGTAATTAGTCTAGCCCAAGTTTACCGAGTTAGCGCCTATATTCATACGCATTTCCATGACTGACAAGCGCCGGTTCTGGCGCAATGGAGAGCAAAGCACCACTACAAAGGGGTTTCAACACCGCTTTCATCCTCCCAAGCAGACCCTTCCGAAGCCAGCTATGCCTCGCAATGTGTATGACCTAACAGGAAAGACCCATTGAAAGCGGAAGAAGAGGCGGGATAATACGTCATTACACAAGATAAGGGGGTAGACTTGACAGCAGGAAGCTAGATATTGGATGACCTAACTATGGCAAGCATAACGCCAAAGAAGATCAAGGGGAATACCTACTACTACGCCCGCGAATGCAAAAGGGTCGGGGGCAAGCCCAAGATCGTGTGGCAGAAGTACCTCGGAACGGCCGACGACATCATTTCAAGAAGCGAGGGCGAGGTGGCGGTGCCGGAGCCCAAGGAGGTCTCCCTCTTCGAGTTCGGAGCGGTGGCGGCGCTGCACTCCATGGCCGAGAGGCTGGGAGTCGTGGATACGGTAAACCGCCACGTGCGCAAGAGGGGCAAGGGGGTCTCGGTGGGAGAATACCTCGTGCTGGCGGCGGTCTCGCGGGCGCTCAAGCAGGTGAGCAAGCGGGCCACCGGGGAGTGGTTCGCGGGCACCATCCTGCGCAGGCTCTATCCGCACATCGAGGACGAGCACCTCACCAGCCAGCGCTTCTGGGACCACATGGACCTTGTGGAAGAGGACGCCATCGGGGCCATGGAGTCGGACATCGCCTCAAGGCTCCTTGGCGAGTTCGACCTCGATTTGCGGCTGCTGGTCTACGACACCACCAACTTCTTCACCTACATAGACACCTTCAACCAGAGATGCTCGCTTCCCGCCCGGGGGCACTCCAAGGCCAAACGGGGAGACTTAAGGCAGGTCAACCTGGCGCTGCTCGCCACCGCCGACTACCACATACCGCTCTTCAGCAAGGTCTACGAGGGGAACACCGCCGACAGGACCTCCTTCCTCTCGGTAACCGACGAACTGGTCGAGCGCCACCGCGTGCTCCGGGGGCAGGTGGAGGACGTAACCCTGGTCTTCGACAAGGGGAACAACTCGCAGCGGGGCATGGAGAAGATAGACGCCTCCCCCTACCGCTTCGTGGGCTCCCTCATCCCCTCCCACCACCAGGATCTGCTCTCGATCCCGCGCTCGCAAAAGACCTATGAGCCGCTCGAGCTGGAAGGCTTCCCGCCGGAGCAGTGGAGCGCCCACCGCACGCGCAAGGAGGTCTTCGGCCGGGAAAGGACGGTGGTTATCACCTACAACGAGCGCCTCTTCATAACCCAGCTCAAGACCATCTCCCGGGAACTCGCCAAGGCCAAGGGAGCCCTGGAGGATATCCAGGGGCAGCTGGCGGCGTGGCGCAGGAGCAAGCAGCCCCGCAAGGGCCGCAGGCCCACGCTGGAGGGGACCAGAAAGAAGGTGGAGGCGGCGCTTTCCGCCCAGCACATGAAGCAGCTCATCGAGGTCGAGATCACCGAGGAGGACGGGCTTCCCCGCCTCCGCTACCGCGTCCTCCCCCGGGCGCTCTCCCGCCTCGCGGAGACCACCCTGGGCAAGAAGGTCCTCTTCACCGACAACCACGACTGGTCGACGAAGGAGATAGTGGCCGCTTACCATGCCCGGAGCGAGATAGAGGAGGCCTTCAAGAGGATGAAAAGACCCCACTTCGTCTCCTTCTCCCCCATGTTCCACTGGACCGACCAGAAGATACGGGTGCACGCCTTCTGTTGCGTGCTGGCGCTGACGCTATGCTCGCTGCTCTACCGCCAGGCTGAAAAGGCGGGCCTCGACGTCAGCCTGGAGAAGATGATGAACGAGCTTTCCGGGATACGCGAGGTGGCCATCCTCTACCCGGCCCCGAAGAAGGGCAAGGCGGCGCCCAAGCCCACTATAACCATCTCCTCCATGAACAAGACCCAGACGAGGCTTTATGAGATATTTGGCCTGGACCGCTACAGGTGTTAGGTCATACACCCGCGATCTCAGAATTTCGCTCTATCACAGGCTTTGGCTGGTACTCATTTCGCTAACTCGGTAAACTCGGGCTAGGAGAAGAAAAAGCGCTCTTAGAGAATCTGCAATTATGTGATAAGTTGAATAAGATATCTTTATTAGCCTAAATGGGTAGATAGTAGAGAATTATGGGAAGGATAGCTTTGAAACGTAGAGTAGTAAAAAGAGTAATATTCTTAATGTTGTCAATCACGTTAATTTGCTTGTGCTTCACTGGCTGCGGAAGCGAGAACTCACCTCTTGATACGGCCAATGAATTCATGGCTCATATTGCTAGGGGAGACTATTCAGAAGCATATCCAATGCTCTCCGAAGCAAGCCAGCAGCAGATGTCTCTTGGGGAATTCGGTAATGGTTCTGGCGGGAACGATTACCATGTCACCGAGAAAGAGCGAAGGGAGCAGGAAGAAGCGTTAAACAAGATGAAATATGAACTGGCCAAAGAAAGTGAAGATGAGGCATTGGTATATGTAACTCATGCCGATTATCCTTCAAGCTACCACACCATTGCTTTGGTCAAAGAGGACAATGTCTGGAAGATAGACTTTTTCAATTCCTCGTTGTTGGTATCTGCAAAAGAGGGTGCGGATGAACAAACCTGCAAAGCTAACATGAGGCTTATAAAAAGTTCTGCAAACATTTATGCTGCAGATAATGGTGGGATATATCCGACGTCATGGGATAGCCTGGTACCGGAATATGTAGACGATGAAACAACGCCGTTCTGCCCGCTTGATGGTTCACCCTATACCATTGAATGGAGCGATCAAGCACCCCCAGAGATCGAATGCGTCAATCACGGGACGCTTTGATGTTATTTGGATACCACCCATAGTACCTACGACACCCTTTCCCGCCTGCGCACCCAGTCCCTTCCCCTTACAGCCCACTTTCCCCACCCATCAGCGCATCCCTCCGGGTAATTTCTGATCTCGTTGGGCTGCGGCATTATCAGGAATCCTGCGAAGCAACAGGTCCTCGGTCAAACCCAGGGCTCGTATGTACTGCTGAAGCTCATCGGTCAGCGGAGTGCTGAAGTACCACACACCCCGGATCTTGAAGACCAGGGTCCCCTTGAACTTGATTGCCATCATGAAGGAGGTGGGCTTTCTGGTGGGTTTGTTGTCCCAACCGGGAATCGTGGATTCGGTTCTTCTCAAATAGGCGCGCATCACGTGCTCCATCAGGTTCCAGACCAGGAGGGAGACGAGCAGGATGAAGCCCAGGACCTCGATGCGGTCGGGCCTCTTCAGGAATATATCGTTTACGATCAGGGGATCTTTCAGGAAGCCGAAGTTGCGCTCGATGCCGTGCTGCTCTTTGTAGGCGGCAAGTATCTCCTCCGGGGTGTGGGCCATCTCTCCCTCGCCAGGCACGTTGGTCAGCAGCATGAAGCACCCAGCGGCTTGCCTCATGCGCTCGACCTCGTCTGCGCGCTCGGCGAGCTTGCCCTCGAGCACGTACCTGGTTCGTGACACCTTGCGCTCGCCGTTCTTGGGAGGCCTTCCGCGCGAGTAGGTCACCTTCTCCCTGACGCCGCAGTCAGGGTAGTGGAGGGCCGAGCCCTCGCCCCTGAGCCTGTCGGCGGCGGCGGAAGCATCCTCGCGGCAGAAGTACTCCGTCTTTCCCGCCTCCTCCAGGATGCCGCCGGCCTCCTCGATCGACTGCGTGAGCGCCTTTATGATCTTCTTCTGTGCCCGCTTGTCGCCCGCGTCCGAGTGCACCACCACGGCCCGGTACTCCTTGTCGTAGAGGCTGACCATCGCGTCGCAGACGCGGTAGTTGGTCTTGGGTCGGCTCCCCGAGCCCCGAGGCTCGCCGGGGACTTCTGCCCACTCGCCTTCCCGCACCGCTTCTGTGATGGCGCGATCGGCCTCGGCGTAGGTGAAGGGAAGGCGCGTGATGAAGAGGTTGCCTGCGATGGCCTCCAGGTTGGCGGGCGTCACGAAGGCCGAGTCGGAGATATAGACGAAGGCCCCGGGCGAAAGCCCGTGGGAGGCCATGTGCCTTGAGAGTTCCGTGAGAACGCGGTTGTTGATCTTCTTGTCGGGGGAGTTACCGCTCTCGCACCCACCGATGATGGGGATGTTACGGTGCACGCACAGCATCTTTATGAGGAACTGCTTGAGATCGGGGCGGCGGTCCTTGCTATGTCCGTAGGTGACGCGCAGGCTCTCGGGGTCGTCGATCTCCTCGCAGCCCGGGTAATCCCCCCATACGGAGACCGAGGTGGTGTCGAAGTGCACGTGTTTTCTGTCCACCTCCAGGGGGAAGGCCGAGGCCGCCCTCAAGGCCACCTCGCTGAAGACCTTCTCCGTTCCCGCGCAGAAGATGGCGTCCATCGCGCGCGCGACCGCCGTGTCGTTGAAGGCGCTTGCCGGGACGTCGCCGCCCAGCAGAAGACCGGTGTCCACCGAGGAGGCGAACTTCTCGAGCCGGTAGAGAGGGCTCCTCCCCGAGAGTGTGTCCAGGACCATCAGCGACACATAGGTGCCGATGTCCACTTCCATCTGAGAGGGCACTGCCGCGTTCACCGCCCCGGCGAGGCCGATCCTGCTCAAGAAGCCCGCCACCACCGGCAGGTGCCCCGCCTGGCTAGCGCTCACGCCGGAGAGGAACTCGCGCACACGATCGTCCAACAGGTCCTCCTTTCCCCGCATGACCATGTTGACAGCAAGTTGTATCTATACTATGATTCAACTATGAGCAGGAGTCAAGCGCAGATCGAGGCGGAAATAGCCCAGATAAAGAAGGGCCTGTCAAAGCTCGGGCGCATGCACCCCGGTTCCCTCTCCAGGCAGAAACGGTCCCGGGGGGAGGAGTACTGGCAGCTCAGCTACAGCCACTCAGGTAGAGGGCACACGAACTACATCAGGCCCGCCGACGTGGCCCAGGTGAAGCGTGAACTCAAGACCTATCAGAGGTTCAGAGAACTCACCACGAGGTGGGTAGCGCTCGAGATCGAGCTGTCGAAGCTCCGGCGGGGGGGCAGGTCGAAAGAGCGCTGATCTCGGAGCTAATAAAATGCTATCGTAAACTCGATTCGGGGTGGGGAAAGTGGGCTCCCAGACGGTTATGGGGGAGACGGAAGACTACACCACCGCCTATGAATACGACCTTTAGGGAAACGTAAAGTGTAAAAGTCATGAGCTTGCCGGACAGTGCCACTGTCCCTTCAGAGCTCATCAAATGTCTTAGGATTTCGCTCAACCGGCGGAAGTGGCGGCGGCTTTCTTGGCGCCGGGGAGGTCCAGCTCCCACTTGCCGCAGCGCCCGCCCCAGCGGGCCAGGGTGTCCCCCTCGACCATGATCTTCACGATCTCGCAGTTGTTGGAGCAGCCGTTGCAGTTGAAGCTGGAGGTGCGGTAGACGATCTCCGTGACCTGGAAGCCCTTGAAGTTGGTGGCGGAGAGCCCCATCTCCTGCGCCAGCAGCGCGGCGCCGATGGCCCCCATCACCGCGAAGTGCTCGGGGACGACCACTTCCACCTGCAGGGCCTCCTCGAAGGCGCGTTTCATGCCCACGTTGGCCGCCACCCCTCCTTGGAAGACCAGGGGCGCCTCGATGCTCTTGCCCTTGGCCAGGTTGTTCAGGAAGTTGCGCACCAGGGCCTCGCACAGCCCGAAGATAATGCTTTCCATGGGGTGGCCCACCTGCTGCTTGTGGATCATGTCAGACTCGGCGAAGACGGAGCAGCGACCCGCTATCTGCACCCCGCTCTCCGCCCGCAGGGCGTAGTCGCCGAAATCCTCGATGGGGATGTCCAGGCGGGCGGCCTGGTGGTCGAGGAAGGAGCCGGTGCCGGCGGCGCAAACCGTGTTCATGGCGAAGTCCACCACGATGCCGTCCTGCAGGATGATGATCTTGGAGTCCTGGCCGCCTATCTCCAGCACCGTGCGCACCTCGGGCACCACGTGCAGGGCGGCCACGGCGTGGGCGGTGATCTCGTTCTTGACGATGTCCGCGCCGACGATGATGCCGCTGAGGTGGCGGGCGCTGCCGGTGGTCCCCGCCCCCAGCACCTCCACGTCGGGGGGGAGCTTGGTGCCCAGCTCGCGCAGGCCGTCCTGGACGGCACGTATGGGCTGCCCCATGGTGCGCAGGTAGACCGAGGCCGCGACCTCCCCGTTTTCCTCGAGCAGGACCAGGTTGGTGCTGACCGAGCCCACGTCCACTCCGAGATATCCTCTCAAGACTTCCTCCTTGCTGTGCTATGAGTGCTTGCGCAATGCATAACATTGTATTTCCTCGCACTCGGTCGGGCAAACACTTAAAGGGATACGGATTGCCCGAGAGGACCTGGCTGTGACGTGAATCGACCTCTTGCCGCCCGGTGTCAGTCCCATGTTCGGCTCGCCGGGTACGATCTGGCCTCAGGCGAAAGTGGTCGCGTCGTCCTTCAGCAGGCCGTTGAGGATAAAGCCCAGCAGTGCGTCCTTGATGTCCTGGTCTCCGTACTTCTCGTCGATCATGGGGCGGTAGGTCGTTACCTCGAGCACGCAGAGGAGAGCGTAGGCGATGATCTCACTCGGTACATCACGGAAGAGGCCGCTCTTGATGCCCATGTTGAGGTCCCCGATCAGGGGCTCTATCAATTGCTTGCGCAGCACGGATGTGACTCGTCTCATATGTTCCTCGTCCTCGTCCCGCAGGGATTCCTTGGCGAGCTGCAGGATGGTGATGATCTCAGGTATGAAGGAGCTGGTGACTCTCCAGCGTGCCTCCCAGCGTTTCATTGGGTTCTTCTCGCCGCGGATCTCCTCGTAGGCGGAGCCGAAGACGGTCTCGAATATCTGGTCCAGGCACACGAAATAGACGTCCCTCTTGTTCTCGAAGTAATAATAAAAGGAAGGCTTGGTCACCCCCAGGGTGTCCACGATCTCGGATATGGTCGTCCTCTGGTAGCCGTTCTTAAGGAAGATGCTGGTAGCGGTGCGGACAATGCGCTCACGCGTATCCGATTCGCCCGACTGGACGCGGCGGCGCCTGCCCGAGGGCTTGTTGCGGCCCCCTTTCCATAGCTCGGCCGCATAGGCGAGGGGCAGCCCCTCGCTTCTCGCTTCCTTGAGATAGAGGAGCTTCTCCAGGTGTGATTCATCATACAGGGCCTGGGTCGAGCTCTTGTACAGCGGCGGCTCCAGATAACCCTTGCGGATGTAATAGTGTATGGTCTGGTGGTTCAGGCCGGACCTTCTTGCAAGCTCGCCCATACGCACGGTCATTACCTCCGGTCACGAACCCCGCTTACCGGGTGTCAAGCGCGGAGCGTTTTCGCCACGTGGATAACACAATTCATAAACAACTATATAACACTATATAAATATTTTCATAATGAGGAAGAATAATCAACTATAAAAGCAGCGTAAGAGACCATAATTGATGTCAGCATTTTTCTGTCATCAAAATATTGACTTAACGGAATAGAAAATCTAACCTCGCTACTACCACGTTTATCCGGCGTATCGTGCATGCATCATTGATGCCGGAGACCCACGCGGCGCCAGGCAGGCAGCTGATAGAAGGGAGGCGACATGCCGCTGGACATTTTCTTCACGGAGGAACACGATATGCTCCGCACGAGCCTTCGCGAGTTCGTCGCCAGGGAACTCGAACCCCATGCGGAAGAATGGGAAAAGGAGGAAGGTTTCCCGGACTGGGTCTTTAAACGTATGGGAGACCTGGGCTACCTGGGCTTGAACTATCCCGAGGAATACGGGGGCGGAGGCGGCGACTATTTTACCAACATGGTCCTGGCGGAGGAGCTCGCCCGCTGCGGGACAACGGGCATAGGGGCGGGCGTCGGGGTGCACGTGGGATGCGCCACGCCCCCCATCCTCGCCTTCGGCACGGAGGAACAGAAACAGAAGTACCTGGTGCCCGCGATCAAGGGGGATAAGATCGCCTGCCTCGGCATCACCGAGCCCGGTGCCGGCTCGGACATCGCCAACCTGAGCACCTTCGCCGAGAAGGTGGAGGGCGGCTGGAGGGTCAACGGTAACAAGATATTCATCACCAACGGCGCAAGCGCACATTTCATGACCTTGCTCGCCCGCACCGAGAAGGTCAAGGGGTTCAAGGGCATGAGTCTGTTCCTGGTGGATACGGATACGCCCGGGTTCGTCGTCTCCCGCAAGCTGGACAAGGTGGGGATGCGCACCTCGGACACGGCCGAGATCTTTTTCGAGGACATGCTCGTGGCGGACGATGCCCTGCTCGGCGAGGAAGGCAGGGGTTTCTACAACATCATGTGGGAACTGCAGGGGGAGCGGCTCATCGGGGCGGCGGGCATGGTGGCGGGCGCGCGCATCGCGCTGGACAGGACGGTCGCCTACGTCAAGGAGAGGGTCCAGTTCGGGCGGCCCGTCGCCAGGAACCAGGCCGTCGCCCACCGCCTCGCGGACCTGGCCACCAGGATAGAGGCGGCACAGGCGCTGGTCTATCTGGCGGCCTGGAGGTTCGACCAGGGTTCCTACCCGGTGCAGGAGATATCCATGGCCAAACTCATGGCGGCCCAGGTCGTCTTCGAAGCCGGTGACGAGGGGCTGCAGTTCATGGGAGGTTACGGCTACATGATGGAGGAGCCAATGCAGCGCCACTGGCGTGATTCCAGAATATGGCGTATCGCGGGCGGCACGGACGAGATCATGCGGGAGATCATTGCGACATCCATGGGCCTATATGAGTGATACGGGTGTGAAGGAAGGGAGTGGAAGATATGGATGAGATCAGGTACGACGGCAGAGTGGCGGTAGTGACCGGGGCCGGAGGAGGGCTGGGGCGCTCCCACGCCCTCCTGCTCGCGAGCAGGGGAGCCAGGGTGGTGGTCAACGACCTGGGGGGGTCGACTGACGGCACCGGCTCCGACACCACTCCCGCCCAGCAGGTAGTGGATGAGATCAGGGCGGCCGGGGGAGAGGCGGTGGCGGACTATAACGACGTAGCCGACTGGGAGAGCGCCCGCAAGATAATCCAGACCGCCCTGGACGCCTTCGGTGGGGTGGACATCCTTATCAACAACGCCGGCATTCTGCGGGACAAGAGCCTGCTGAAGATGGAGATGGAGGACTTCAGGAAAGTGCTCTCCGTGCACCTGGACGGAACCTTCCACTGCACCAAGGCGGCCTTCCCCCACATGAAGGAGAAGGGCTATGGCAGGATAATCAACACCATCTCCGGGGCCGGCCTCTACGGCAATTTCGGCCAGACCAACTACGGGGCGGCCAAGATGGGCATCCTTGGTTTCACGCTCTCGGTCAAGCAGGAGGGGGCCAAATACAATATCCTGGCCAACATCCTGACTCCCGTCGCCGGCACGCGGCTGACCGCCAGCATCATGCCCCCCAACGTGCTGGAGAAGCTGAAGCCCGAGGTCGTCTCGCCCATGGCCGGCTGGCTGGCCTCGGAACAGTGCGACGTGAGCGGGAAGGTCTTCGTCGCCGGGGCCGGCTACTTCAGCCGGGCCGCCGTCATGGAGGGGCCGGGCATCTACCTCGACCCCGACTCCGAGATCACCGTGGAGATGGTGGCCGAGCGTATCGGCGATATAGAC
This genomic interval from Actinomycetota bacterium contains the following:
- a CDS encoding IS1634 family transposase — protein: MASITPKKIKGNTYYYARECKRVGGKPKIVWQKYLGTADDIISRSEGEVAVPEPKEVSLFEFGAVAALHSMAERLGVVDTVNRHVRKRGKGVSVGEYLVLAAVSRALKQVSKRATGEWFAGTILRRLYPHIEDEHLTSQRFWDHMDLVEEDAIGAMESDIASRLLGEFDLDLRLLVYDTTNFFTYIDTFNQRCSLPARGHSKAKRGDLRQVNLALLATADYHIPLFSKVYEGNTADRTSFLSVTDELVERHRVLRGQVEDVTLVFDKGNNSQRGMEKIDASPYRFVGSLIPSHHQDLLSIPRSQKTYEPLELEGFPPEQWSAHRTRKEVFGRERTVVITYNERLFITQLKTISRELAKAKGALEDIQGQLAAWRRSKQPRKGRRPTLEGTRKKVEAALSAQHMKQLIEVEITEEDGLPRLRYRVLPRALSRLAETTLGKKVLFTDNHDWSTKEIVAAYHARSEIEEAFKRMKRPHFVSFSPMFHWTDQKIRVHAFCCVLALTLCSLLYRQAEKAGLDVSLEKMMNELSGIREVAILYPAPKKGKAAPKPTITISSMNKTQTRLYEIFGLDRYRC
- a CDS encoding DUF4878 domain-containing protein, with the translated sequence MGRIALKRRVVKRVIFLMLSITLICLCFTGCGSENSPLDTANEFMAHIARGDYSEAYPMLSEASQQQMSLGEFGNGSGGNDYHVTEKERREQEEALNKMKYELAKESEDEALVYVTHADYPSSYHTIALVKEDNVWKIDFFNSSLLVSAKEGADEQTCKANMRLIKSSANIYAADNGGIYPTSWDSLVPEYVDDETTPFCPLDGSPYTIEWSDQAPPEIECVNHGTL
- a CDS encoding IS1634 family transposase; the encoded protein is MDDRVREFLSGVSASQAGHLPVVAGFLSRIGLAGAVNAAVPSQMEVDIGTYVSLMVLDTLSGRSPLYRLEKFASSVDTGLLLGGDVPASAFNDTAVARAMDAIFCAGTEKVFSEVALRAASAFPLEVDRKHVHFDTTSVSVWGDYPGCEEIDDPESLRVTYGHSKDRRPDLKQFLIKMLCVHRNIPIIGGCESGNSPDKKINNRVLTELSRHMASHGLSPGAFVYISDSAFVTPANLEAIAGNLFITRLPFTYAEADRAITEAVREGEWAEVPGEPRGSGSRPKTNYRVCDAMVSLYDKEYRAVVVHSDAGDKRAQKKIIKALTQSIEEAGGILEEAGKTEYFCREDASAAADRLRGEGSALHYPDCGVREKVTYSRGRPPKNGERKVSRTRYVLEGKLAERADEVERMRQAAGCFMLLTNVPGEGEMAHTPEEILAAYKEQHGIERNFGFLKDPLIVNDIFLKRPDRIEVLGFILLVSLLVWNLMEHVMRAYLRRTESTIPGWDNKPTRKPTSFMMAIKFKGTLVFKIRGVWYFSTPLTDELQQYIRALGLTEDLLLRRIPDNAAAQRDQKLPGGMR
- a CDS encoding DUF6788 family protein — encoded protein: MSRSQAQIEAEIAQIKKGLSKLGRMHPGSLSRQKRSRGEEYWQLSYSHSGRGHTNYIRPADVAQVKRELKTYQRFRELTTRWVALEIELSKLRRGGRSKER
- a CDS encoding acyl-CoA dehydratase activase, with translation MRGYLGVDVGSVSTNLVLLEENGEVAASVYLRTMGQPIRAVQDGLRELGTKLPPDVEVLGAGTTGSARHLSGIIVGADIVKNEITAHAVAALHVVPEVRTVLEIGGQDSKIIILQDGIVVDFAMNTVCAAGTGSFLDHQAARLDIPIEDFGDYALRAESGVQIAGRCSVFAESDMIHKQQVGHPMESIIFGLCEALVRNFLNNLAKGKSIEAPLVFQGGVAANVGMKRAFEEALQVEVVVPEHFAVMGAIGAALLAQEMGLSATNFKGFQVTEIVYRTSSFNCNGCSNNCEIVKIMVEGDTLARWGGRCGKWELDLPGAKKAAATSAG
- a CDS encoding TetR family transcriptional regulator, with amino-acid sequence MGELARRSGLNHQTIHYYIRKGYLEPPLYKSSTQALYDESHLEKLLYLKEARSEGLPLAYAAELWKGGRNKPSGRRRRVQSGESDTRERIVRTATSIFLKNGYQRTTISEIVDTLGVTKPSFYYYFENKRDVYFVCLDQIFETVFGSAYEEIRGEKNPMKRWEARWRVTSSFIPEIITILQLAKESLRDEDEEHMRRVTSVLRKQLIEPLIGDLNMGIKSGLFRDVPSEIIAYALLCVLEVTTYRPMIDEKYGDQDIKDALLGFILNGLLKDDATTFA
- a CDS encoding acyl-CoA dehydrogenase family protein; protein product: MPLDIFFTEEHDMLRTSLREFVARELEPHAEEWEKEEGFPDWVFKRMGDLGYLGLNYPEEYGGGGGDYFTNMVLAEELARCGTTGIGAGVGVHVGCATPPILAFGTEEQKQKYLVPAIKGDKIACLGITEPGAGSDIANLSTFAEKVEGGWRVNGNKIFITNGASAHFMTLLARTEKVKGFKGMSLFLVDTDTPGFVVSRKLDKVGMRTSDTAEIFFEDMLVADDALLGEEGRGFYNIMWELQGERLIGAAGMVAGARIALDRTVAYVKERVQFGRPVARNQAVAHRLADLATRIEAAQALVYLAAWRFDQGSYPVQEISMAKLMAAQVVFEAGDEGLQFMGGYGYMMEEPMQRHWRDSRIWRIAGGTDEIMREIIATSMGLYE
- a CDS encoding SDR family oxidoreductase encodes the protein MDEIRYDGRVAVVTGAGGGLGRSHALLLASRGARVVVNDLGGSTDGTGSDTTPAQQVVDEIRAAGGEAVADYNDVADWESARKIIQTALDAFGGVDILINNAGILRDKSLLKMEMEDFRKVLSVHLDGTFHCTKAAFPHMKEKGYGRIINTISGAGLYGNFGQTNYGAAKMGILGFTLSVKQEGAKYNILANILTPVAGTRLTASIMPPNVLEKLKPEVVSPMAGWLASEQCDVSGKVFVAGAGYFSRAAVMEGPGIYLDPDSEITVEMVAERIGDIDTLEGAQEFEAAMEAGSRIFSAIM